In one window of Rhodospirillaceae bacterium DNA:
- the carA gene encoding glutamine-hydrolyzing carbamoyl-phosphate synthase small subunit, which produces MSVSPQTPPPGATAVLVLADGSIYWGRGAGAEGTAIGEVCFNTSITGYQEIMTDASYAGQIITFTFPHIGNVGTNFEDIETKTPAARGCVFRADITEPANWRAVGHLNGWLQAQNLVAITGVDTRKLTRHIRDGGAPTGVIAHASDGTFDIPALIKEAKAWPGLEGMDLAKTVTCAQTYPWDGEADWSLEHGYATQDKQGVHVVAVDFGAKLNILRCLAAAGCKVTVVPATATAEDILGHKPNGVFLSNGPGDPAATGEYAVPMIKDLIANGLPMFGICLGHQLLSLALGAKTKKMHMGHRGANHPVKDLATGTVEITSQNHGFVVDRDTLPKDIIETHTSLFDGTLEGIRVDKKPIFSVQHHPEASPGPQDSHYLFERFMDHIKKAA; this is translated from the coding sequence ATGTCCGTTTCCCCGCAGACTCCCCCACCTGGCGCAACCGCCGTCTTGGTCCTAGCCGATGGCAGCATCTATTGGGGTCGGGGCGCCGGGGCAGAAGGAACTGCAATTGGTGAAGTTTGTTTCAACACCTCCATCACCGGCTATCAAGAAATTATGACCGATGCCAGTTATGCCGGGCAGATTATTACTTTTACTTTCCCCCACATCGGCAACGTCGGCACAAATTTCGAAGACATAGAGACAAAGACCCCTGCCGCCCGCGGCTGCGTTTTCAGAGCTGATATTACAGAGCCTGCGAACTGGCGCGCGGTCGGGCATCTGAACGGGTGGCTTCAGGCGCAAAACTTGGTCGCGATCACCGGGGTGGATACGCGGAAGCTGACCCGGCACATCCGCGACGGAGGTGCCCCCACAGGTGTTATCGCTCACGCGTCCGACGGTACCTTCGACATTCCCGCTTTGATCAAAGAAGCCAAGGCCTGGCCCGGTCTGGAAGGCATGGACCTGGCTAAGACCGTGACCTGTGCCCAGACCTACCCGTGGGATGGCGAAGCAGACTGGAGTTTGGAACACGGTTATGCGACGCAAGATAAACAAGGCGTCCACGTCGTCGCCGTCGATTTCGGCGCGAAACTGAATATCCTGCGCTGCTTGGCGGCGGCGGGCTGCAAAGTCACGGTTGTGCCCGCGACCGCCACGGCGGAAGATATCCTCGGCCACAAACCCAACGGCGTCTTTTTATCCAACGGCCCCGGCGACCCGGCAGCAACCGGCGAATACGCCGTGCCAATGATCAAAGACCTCATCGCCAATGGTCTACCGATGTTCGGCATCTGCCTCGGCCATCAGCTGTTGTCTCTTGCTTTGGGCGCCAAAACCAAAAAAATGCACATGGGCCACCGCGGCGCCAACCACCCGGTCAAAGACTTGGCAACCGGCACAGTCGAAATCACCAGCCAAAACCACGGCTTCGTCGTCGACCGAGACACCCTGCCAAAAGACATCATCGAAACCCACACGTCATTATTCGATGGCACCCTCGAAGGCATCCGCGTCGACAAAAAACCAATCTTCTCCGTCCAACACCACCCCGAAGCATCACCTGGACCGCAGGACAGTCATTATTTGTTCGAGCGGTTTATGGACCATATAAAGAAAGCAGCCTGA
- the carB gene encoding carbamoyl-phosphate synthase large subunit, whose product MPKREDLKSIMIIGAGPIVIGQACEFDYSGAQACKALKDEGYRVVLVNSNPATIMTDPGLADATYVEPITTEFLEKVIEREKPDAVLPTMGGQTGLNAAIDLFEAGILEKHGVELIGADAAVIAKAEDRLQFRDAMEKIGLDCPKSALCKTMSEGRDAIADIGLPLIIRPSFTLGGIGGGIAYNQEEFETIVRSGLAASPVGEVLVEESVLGWKEYEMEVVRDHADNCIIICSIENIDPMGVHTGDSITVAPALTLTDKEYQIMRNASIAVLREIGVDTGGSNVQFAVNPDNGRLIVIEMNPRVSRSSALASKATGFPIAKIAAKLAVGYTLDELMNDITKVTPASFEPTIDYVVTKIPRFTFEKFPDADPLLTTAMKSVGEAMSIGRCFTESLQKGLRSLETGLTGFNEVFLDDTDKTPDEAAVRAALAQPRPDRLLLIAQAFRCGLSIDDVHTICKYDKWFLEQIESIVKVEEDIRRDGLPTDAPGLLTIKKMGFSDDRLAELTGGKVSEISDQRIKLGVTPVYKRVDTCAAEFDSDTPYMYSAYEGDGFQAPECESKPSTRKKVAILGGGPNRIGQGIEFDYCCVHASYALSDAGLESIMVNCNPETVSTDYDTSDRLYFEPLTAEDVISLIRKEQEEGEFLGVIVQFGGQTPLKLAHALEAAGIPILGTSPDAIDLAEDRERFQVLLQDLKLLQPANGIARSQEEAEKVADDIGFPLVVRPSYVLGGRAMEIVHNTTALRRYMTTAVKVSGDSPVLLDSYLQDAIEIDVDAICDGDDVYVAGIMQHIEEAGIHSGDSACSLPPYSLDDAMIAELAVQAEKLARGLGVVGLMNIQFAIKDGDIYILEVNPRASRTVPFVAKATGVPIAKIAARVMAGEKLKSFGLKGTPKLKHVAVKEAVFPFARFPGVDSILGPEMKSTGEVMGIDSDFKGAFAKSQLGAGALLPTDGTCFISVKDRDKGLAIKVGRRLQDLGFSLIATGGTALALGEAGLNVNRVNKVAEGRPHCVDAIINGEVDLVVNTTEGATAIADSFSIRRTTLTHSIPYYTTMAGAAAAVDAVEAMTTGALEVAPLQSYFTKSF is encoded by the coding sequence ATGCCCAAACGCGAAGATTTAAAATCTATTATGATTATCGGTGCCGGGCCGATTGTTATTGGTCAGGCTTGTGAGTTCGATTATTCCGGCGCACAGGCGTGTAAGGCGCTGAAGGATGAAGGCTACCGGGTTGTCCTGGTGAATTCTAATCCGGCGACGATCATGACTGATCCGGGTCTGGCTGACGCAACGTACGTCGAGCCGATTACCACGGAGTTTCTGGAAAAGGTTATCGAGCGTGAAAAGCCGGATGCAGTGCTGCCGACCATGGGGGGACAGACAGGACTGAACGCCGCCATTGATTTATTCGAAGCGGGGATTCTAGAAAAACACGGAGTGGAATTGATCGGTGCCGATGCGGCCGTCATTGCCAAGGCGGAAGATCGACTACAGTTCCGCGACGCCATGGAAAAGATCGGCTTGGATTGCCCGAAAAGCGCGCTCTGCAAAACCATGAGCGAGGGCCGCGACGCCATAGCCGACATCGGCCTGCCCCTGATCATTCGCCCGTCCTTTACACTTGGTGGTATTGGGGGCGGCATCGCTTATAACCAAGAAGAATTCGAGACCATTGTGCGGAGCGGTCTTGCGGCATCGCCGGTTGGCGAAGTGCTGGTCGAGGAATCTGTGCTCGGCTGGAAAGAATACGAAATGGAAGTCGTCCGCGATCATGCGGATAACTGCATCATTATTTGTTCCATCGAAAACATTGACCCCATGGGTGTACACACGGGTGATTCGATCACCGTCGCCCCAGCGCTCACCCTGACCGACAAAGAATACCAGATCATGCGCAACGCCTCTATCGCGGTACTGCGAGAGATCGGCGTGGATACGGGCGGCTCCAACGTTCAGTTCGCGGTTAATCCCGACAATGGGCGGTTGATCGTTATTGAAATGAACCCGCGGGTGTCGCGCTCGTCTGCGCTGGCATCCAAGGCAACGGGCTTCCCGATTGCTAAAATTGCTGCAAAGCTGGCCGTTGGCTATACGCTGGATGAGTTGATGAACGACATCACCAAAGTCACGCCGGCCTCGTTCGAACCGACGATTGATTACGTGGTCACGAAAATTCCGCGCTTCACGTTTGAGAAATTTCCCGACGCTGATCCATTGCTCACCACCGCCATGAAGTCGGTCGGTGAAGCCATGTCGATTGGCCGGTGCTTTACGGAATCGCTGCAAAAGGGTTTGAGATCCCTAGAGACCGGCCTGACCGGGTTCAACGAAGTCTTCTTGGATGATACGGACAAAACCCCGGATGAAGCGGCTGTGCGCGCCGCCCTGGCTCAACCGCGACCAGATCGGTTATTGTTGATTGCGCAAGCCTTCCGCTGCGGCCTTTCAATTGATGATGTGCACACGATTTGTAAATACGACAAGTGGTTCCTGGAACAGATCGAATCCATCGTTAAAGTCGAAGAAGATATTCGCCGAGATGGCCTGCCCACGGATGCGCCGGGGCTCTTGACCATCAAGAAAATGGGGTTTTCCGATGATCGTCTCGCGGAACTTACCGGCGGCAAGGTATCTGAAATTTCGGACCAACGCATAAAACTTGGCGTTACACCTGTCTACAAACGGGTTGATACGTGCGCTGCGGAATTCGATTCCGATACACCGTATATGTATTCAGCCTACGAAGGGGATGGCTTCCAGGCACCCGAATGTGAGTCCAAACCGAGTACCCGTAAAAAGGTCGCGATTTTGGGTGGTGGGCCGAACCGCATTGGCCAGGGGATCGAATTTGATTACTGCTGCGTGCATGCATCGTACGCGCTCAGTGATGCGGGTCTGGAAAGCATCATGGTCAACTGCAACCCGGAAACCGTCTCGACCGATTACGACACATCCGACCGGCTTTATTTCGAACCGCTGACCGCGGAAGATGTGATCTCCTTGATCCGCAAAGAACAAGAGGAAGGTGAATTCCTGGGCGTGATCGTGCAGTTCGGTGGACAAACACCATTGAAACTAGCGCACGCGTTGGAAGCCGCAGGCATTCCCATATTAGGCACGTCGCCTGACGCCATCGATTTGGCCGAAGACCGCGAACGCTTCCAGGTTCTGCTGCAAGACCTAAAGCTTCTTCAGCCCGCCAACGGCATTGCCCGATCCCAGGAAGAGGCGGAGAAGGTTGCGGACGATATTGGCTTCCCTCTCGTCGTCCGACCATCTTACGTTCTGGGTGGACGGGCGATGGAAATCGTTCACAACACGACAGCGCTGCGGCGTTACATGACAACGGCGGTTAAAGTCTCCGGCGATAGCCCGGTGCTGCTGGATTCATATCTACAAGACGCAATAGAAATTGATGTTGATGCGATTTGTGACGGTGACGATGTCTATGTCGCCGGCATCATGCAACACATTGAAGAAGCGGGCATTCATTCAGGTGATTCCGCGTGCTCCCTGCCGCCTTATTCCTTGGACGACGCAATGATTGCGGAACTTGCTGTTCAGGCGGAAAAGCTGGCCCGGGGCCTAGGCGTTGTTGGGTTGATGAACATTCAGTTCGCGATCAAAGACGGCGATATTTATATTCTTGAGGTCAATCCACGGGCCAGCCGGACTGTTCCCTTCGTTGCTAAGGCAACCGGGGTGCCGATTGCGAAAATTGCGGCACGTGTTATGGCGGGTGAAAAGCTGAAATCTTTTGGCCTTAAAGGGACACCTAAATTAAAGCACGTCGCGGTGAAAGAAGCCGTGTTCCCATTTGCGCGTTTCCCAGGCGTTGACAGTATTCTTGGTCCTGAAATGAAATCCACCGGCGAAGTCATGGGAATTGATTCAGATTTCAAGGGTGCGTTTGCCAAATCTCAGTTGGGAGCTGGGGCACTTCTGCCGACGGATGGAACCTGTTTTATTTCGGTTAAAGACCGCGATAAGGGCTTGGCGATCAAGGTTGGGCGCCGGCTTCAAGACTTAGGGTTCAGTCTAATTGCTACTGGGGGCACGGCGTTAGCGTTGGGCGAAGCCGGATTGAACGTCAACCGCGTCAACAAAGTTGCCGAAGGACGGCCCCATTGTGTGGACGCAATCATCAACGGCGAAGTCGATTTGGTCGTGAATACAACGGAAGGGGCGACGGCCATCGCAGATAGTTTTTCCATCCGCAGAACCACGTTGACCCATTCCATCCCCTACTATACAACCATGGCCGGCGCGGCGGCGGCGGTTGATGCCGTAGAGGCAATGACCACCGGCGCACTTGAAGTTGCCCCGTTGCAGTCCTATTTTACAAAGTCATTCTAG
- the greA gene encoding transcription elongation factor GreA, whose product MDKVPMTAKGKRDLEEELRRLRFEERPAIIKAIAEAREHGDLSENAEYHAARERQSFVEGRLKELEGIISHADVIDPSLFSGDVVRFGGNIILADEDTDEESSYQIVGANEADIATGLLSCTSPLARALMGKSVGDTVEVTAPGGSKSYEIVEVKFV is encoded by the coding sequence ATGGATAAAGTCCCTATGACGGCCAAGGGCAAGCGCGATCTTGAGGAAGAATTGCGTCGCCTGCGGTTTGAAGAACGCCCGGCCATCATTAAAGCAATTGCGGAAGCCCGCGAACATGGCGATTTGTCGGAGAACGCGGAATATCACGCGGCCCGCGAACGCCAGAGCTTTGTCGAAGGCCGACTCAAAGAGTTGGAAGGAATTATTAGCCACGCCGATGTAATCGATCCATCGCTGTTTTCAGGTGATGTGGTCCGGTTTGGCGGGAATATTATCCTTGCTGACGAAGACACCGATGAAGAATCAAGCTATCAAATCGTCGGTGCCAACGAAGCCGACATCGCCACCGGACTCCTGTCCTGTACGTCCCCCTTGGCCAGAGCCCTGATGGGCAAATCCGTTGGTGATACAGTCGAAGTGACGGCACCGGGTGGGTCAAAATCTTATGAGATCGTTGAGGTGAAGTTTGTCTGA
- a CDS encoding aminotransferase class V-fold PLP-dependent enzyme yields MIKSTDGLIDEIRDRFAHVETCPYQGTRVFFENAGGALTLKSVVDRSTELASVPDNQGRDNPASHELVRIIDKAKDDIRLFFGAAKGPVFVGESGTELLFRLISTAILEAPEGGDVVGSTLEHPASVSACARWAKIANRKFVQAPHNSETGTVTAEDYRPHVTADTRVAVILHTSPVTGMAVDVASIAKLIREVSPYCYIIVDGIQHAAHGGLDIDSYSIDGYVISPYKVFSRHGYGIAWTSERLGSLPHNSLIGAPKDQWDLGTRDTASYATFSDVVDYFDWLGGHFTSSADRRERINAAGKAIHQQEKDLTDAMLYGVGGQDGLAAMSEVSVIGGIDNPMREGLVAITIEDMAAVDIVSELREMGIRTHARKNDHYSGNILNPLNLDDCVRVSMCHYNTEEEVTQFLGAVQTIVKNRAAA; encoded by the coding sequence ATGATCAAAAGTACTGATGGATTAATCGACGAAATTCGTGATCGTTTTGCGCATGTTGAAACCTGCCCCTACCAAGGGACGCGCGTTTTCTTTGAGAATGCAGGCGGCGCGCTGACGCTCAAATCCGTGGTGGATCGGTCAACGGAACTGGCATCAGTCCCGGACAATCAAGGCCGAGATAACCCAGCCTCCCACGAATTGGTCCGGATCATCGACAAGGCCAAGGACGATATTCGGCTCTTCTTTGGCGCGGCTAAGGGCCCTGTATTTGTGGGCGAGAGCGGCACCGAATTGTTGTTCCGACTGATCAGCACAGCGATCCTTGAAGCCCCCGAAGGCGGTGATGTTGTCGGCAGCACTTTGGAGCACCCAGCCTCCGTCAGCGCGTGCGCCCGCTGGGCAAAAATCGCCAACCGTAAGTTTGTTCAAGCGCCACATAATTCCGAAACGGGCACAGTAACGGCCGAAGATTATCGCCCCCATGTGACGGCAGATACGCGGGTGGCTGTGATCCTGCATACGTCGCCTGTAACTGGAATGGCGGTCGATGTGGCCAGCATTGCAAAGCTGATCCGCGAAGTTTCGCCATACTGCTACATCATTGTCGATGGTATTCAGCATGCGGCTCATGGCGGTCTGGACATCGATTCTTACAGCATCGATGGTTATGTTATCTCCCCGTACAAAGTGTTTTCTCGGCATGGTTATGGCATTGCCTGGACCTCCGAGCGTTTGGGCAGCTTGCCCCACAACAGCCTAATCGGTGCCCCTAAAGACCAATGGGATTTAGGCACCCGCGACACCGCGTCCTATGCAACCTTTTCCGATGTGGTTGACTATTTCGACTGGCTCGGCGGCCATTTCACATCGTCCGCAGACCGGCGCGAAAGGATCAATGCGGCGGGCAAAGCGATCCATCAACAAGAAAAAGATCTTACCGATGCAATGTTGTATGGCGTCGGTGGCCAGGACGGCTTAGCGGCAATGTCAGAAGTCAGCGTGATCGGCGGGATCGACAATCCTATGCGCGAAGGTTTGGTCGCGATCACCATTGAAGACATGGCAGCGGTCGACATCGTCAGCGAATTACGCGAAATGGGCATCCGAACCCACGCCCGCAAGAACGACCATTATTCCGGTAATATTCTAAATCCGCTGAATTTGGACGATTGCGTAAGAGTCTCAATGTGCCACTACAATACGGAAGAAGAAGTGACGCAGTTTTTGGGCGCGGTGCAGACGATCGTGAAAAATCGGGCAGCGGCGTAA
- a CDS encoding Fic family protein: MKSFESGQYVQQYQYKSFQPNPINREWIVDDMELQKLLGQADRELGRLDMYSDYIPNIDLFIQMHVLKEATQSSKIEGTQTTMEDALLDREDIAIDRRDDWEEVQNYLAAMNEAIEKLKVLPFSSRLARETHKTLLQGVRGENKQPGEFRVSQNWIGGATIRDAVFIPPVHTSVNDLISDIEQFANDDVRYFPELLKIALIHYQFETIHPFLDGNGRVGRLLITLYLVSKGILKRPVLYLSDFFVRNRTHYYDNLMRVREKNDLPQWFRFFLVGIIETAKNSIDTFDNILQLQKEVEAKIQTLGSRAANAQKVLNSLYQRPIIDADRVSKAAEVSPASAYKLIADFERLEILAEITGGKRGKTYLFSSYFRLFIP; encoded by the coding sequence ATGAAATCGTTTGAATCTGGACAGTATGTTCAGCAGTACCAGTATAAGAGCTTTCAGCCCAATCCGATTAATCGAGAGTGGATTGTCGATGATATGGAACTGCAGAAGCTGCTTGGTCAGGCTGACCGGGAATTGGGTCGGCTCGACATGTATTCCGACTACATTCCAAACATTGATCTGTTTATTCAAATGCACGTCCTCAAAGAGGCAACACAATCCAGCAAGATTGAAGGTACTCAAACGACGATGGAGGACGCCCTATTAGACAGGGAAGATATCGCTATTGATCGAAGAGATGATTGGGAGGAGGTGCAAAATTATTTGGCCGCTATGAATGAAGCAATAGAAAAATTAAAAGTTCTTCCATTCTCATCCCGCCTTGCCCGCGAAACACATAAAACATTGCTTCAAGGCGTTCGTGGAGAAAACAAGCAACCGGGAGAATTTAGAGTCAGCCAAAACTGGATTGGAGGGGCAACGATTAGGGACGCGGTCTTCATTCCACCGGTTCATACATCAGTGAATGACCTGATAAGTGACATTGAGCAATTTGCAAATGATGACGTCAGGTACTTCCCTGAATTGCTTAAAATTGCACTCATACATTATCAGTTCGAGACCATTCACCCTTTTCTAGATGGCAATGGTCGGGTTGGTCGCTTGCTCATAACCTTATATCTGGTGAGTAAGGGAATTTTAAAAAGACCCGTTCTTTACCTTTCCGATTTTTTTGTACGAAACCGGACGCATTATTATGACAACCTGATGCGCGTAAGGGAAAAAAACGATTTGCCGCAGTGGTTCAGGTTTTTTCTGGTCGGCATTATAGAAACTGCAAAAAACAGTATTGATACTTTTGACAACATTCTTCAGCTTCAAAAAGAAGTAGAGGCAAAAATTCAAACACTGGGAAGCCGTGCCGCGAACGCGCAGAAGGTTCTGAATAGTCTCTATCAACGACCCATTATTGATGCTGATAGAGTTTCGAAAGCTGCAGAGGTCTCTCCCGCATCCGCTTACAAGCTGATTGCGGATTTTGAACGTCTAGAAATACTCGCCGAAATAACTGGCGGAAAGCGCGGGAAAACATACTTGTTCTCCTCCTACTTTCGCCTATTCATACCGTAA